In a genomic window of Streptomyces sp. NBC_01231:
- the radA gene encoding DNA repair protein RadA: MAARTKSAKERPSYRCTECGWQTAKWLGRCPECQAWGTVEEYGAPAVRTTTPGRVTTSAVPIGQVDGRQATARSTGVPELDRVLGGGLVPGAVALLAGEPGVGKSTLLLDVAAKSASEEHRTLYVTGEESASQVRLRADRIGAIDDHLYLAAETDLSAVLGHLDAVKPSLLIVDSVQTVASPEIDGAPGGMAQVREVAGALIRASKERGMATLLVGHVTKDGAIAGPRLLEHLVDVVLSFEGDRHARLRLVRGVKNRYGATDEVGCFELHDEGIVGLADPSGLFLTRRAEPVPGTCLTVTLEGRRPLVAEVQALTVDSQIPSPRRTTSGLETSRVSMMLAVLEQRGKISALGKRDIYSATVGGVKLSEPAADLAVALALASAASDTPLPKNLVAIGEVGLAGEVRRVTGVQRRLAEAHRLGFTHALVPGDPGKVPAGMKVLEVADIGDALRVLPRSRRREAPRDDEDRR, translated from the coding sequence ATGGCTGCCCGTACGAAGTCCGCCAAGGAGCGCCCGTCCTACCGCTGCACCGAGTGCGGTTGGCAGACGGCCAAGTGGCTCGGTCGCTGCCCCGAGTGCCAGGCCTGGGGGACGGTCGAGGAGTACGGCGCGCCCGCCGTGCGGACCACGACACCGGGCCGCGTCACCACCTCCGCCGTGCCCATCGGCCAGGTCGACGGCCGGCAGGCGACCGCCCGCTCCACGGGCGTGCCCGAACTGGACCGGGTACTCGGCGGCGGTCTGGTCCCCGGCGCCGTGGCGCTGCTCGCGGGCGAGCCCGGCGTCGGCAAGTCCACCCTGCTCCTTGACGTGGCCGCCAAGTCGGCGAGCGAAGAGCACCGCACGCTCTATGTGACCGGCGAGGAGTCGGCGAGCCAGGTCCGGCTGCGCGCCGACCGGATCGGGGCGATCGACGACCACCTGTATCTCGCCGCGGAGACCGACCTGTCCGCCGTGCTCGGCCACTTGGACGCGGTGAAGCCGTCCCTGCTGATCGTCGACTCGGTGCAGACGGTGGCCTCCCCGGAGATCGACGGCGCGCCCGGCGGCATGGCGCAGGTGCGGGAGGTGGCGGGGGCGCTGATCCGGGCCTCCAAGGAGCGTGGGATGGCGACTCTCCTGGTGGGCCATGTCACCAAGGACGGGGCCATCGCCGGGCCCCGCCTCCTGGAACACCTCGTGGACGTCGTGCTGAGCTTCGAGGGTGACCGGCACGCCCGCCTGCGTCTCGTGCGAGGCGTCAAGAACCGCTACGGCGCCACGGACGAGGTCGGCTGCTTCGAACTGCACGACGAGGGCATCGTCGGGCTCGCCGATCCCAGCGGCCTGTTCCTGACCCGGCGCGCCGAACCGGTGCCCGGCACCTGCCTCACCGTCACCCTGGAGGGCCGCCGCCCTCTGGTCGCCGAGGTCCAGGCGCTCACCGTCGACTCGCAGATCCCCTCGCCCCGGCGCACGACGTCCGGCCTGGAGACCTCCCGGGTGTCGATGATGCTCGCCGTCCTGGAACAGCGCGGAAAAATCAGCGCTCTCGGCAAAAGGGACATCTACTCCGCGACGGTGGGCGGTGTGAAGTTGTCGGAACCCGCCGCCGACCTCGCCGTCGCCCTCGCGCTGGCCTCGGCGGCCAGTGACACCCCGCTCCCGAAGAACCTCGTCGCGATCGGCGAGGTGGGCCTCGCGGGCGAGGTCAGAAGGGTCACGGGGGTGCAGCGGCGACTCGCCGAAGCACACCGCCTGGGCTTCACGCACGCGCTCGTACCGGGCGATCCGGGCAAGGTCCCGGCGGGCATGAAGGTCTTGGAAGTCGCCGACATAGGAGACGCTCTGAGAGTCCTTCCGCGCTCGCGTAGGCGAGAGGCCCCACGGGACGACGAGGACCGCCGGTAG
- the disA gene encoding DNA integrity scanning diadenylate cyclase DisA, which produces MAANDRAAAPGKSGGSSGADGMMRASLSAVAPGTALRDGLERVLRGNTGGLILLGSDKTVESMCTGGFVLDVEFTATRLRELCKLDGGIVLSSDLSKILRAGVQLLPDPTIPTEETGTRHRTADRVSKQVGFPVVSVSQSMRLIALYVHGQRRVLEDSAAILSRANQALATLERYKLRLDEVAGTLSALEIEDLVTVRDVSAVAQRLEMVRRIATEIAEYVVELGTDGRLLALQLDELIAGVEPERELVVRDYVPEPTAKRSRTVDEALYELDALTHAELLELPTVARALGYTGSPEALDSAVSPRGFRLLAKVPRLPGAIIDRLVEHFGGLQKLLAASVDDLQAVDGVGEARARSVREGLSRLAESSILERYV; this is translated from the coding sequence GTGGCAGCCAACGACCGGGCAGCAGCTCCCGGAAAGTCCGGCGGGAGTTCCGGTGCCGATGGCATGATGCGTGCCTCACTGAGCGCCGTGGCTCCCGGTACAGCCCTGCGCGACGGCCTTGAGCGGGTCCTGCGCGGCAACACCGGCGGGCTCATCCTGCTCGGCTCCGACAAGACCGTCGAATCGATGTGTACGGGCGGTTTCGTCCTGGATGTCGAGTTCACGGCGACACGACTGCGGGAGCTGTGCAAGCTCGACGGCGGCATCGTGCTGTCCTCGGACCTGTCGAAGATCCTCCGGGCGGGCGTCCAACTGCTGCCCGACCCGACGATCCCCACCGAGGAGACGGGCACACGGCACCGCACCGCGGACCGGGTGAGCAAGCAGGTCGGCTTCCCGGTCGTCTCGGTCTCCCAGTCGATGCGGCTGATCGCCCTCTACGTTCACGGTCAGCGCCGTGTCCTCGAGGACTCGGCGGCGATCCTGTCCCGCGCCAACCAGGCACTGGCGACCCTGGAGCGCTACAAGCTCCGCCTCGACGAGGTCGCGGGCACGCTGTCCGCGCTGGAGATCGAGGACCTGGTGACCGTCCGGGACGTCTCGGCCGTGGCCCAGCGCCTGGAGATGGTCCGCCGTATCGCCACCGAGATCGCCGAGTACGTGGTGGAGCTCGGCACGGACGGGCGGCTGCTGGCGTTGCAGCTGGACGAGTTGATCGCCGGCGTGGAGCCCGAGCGTGAGCTGGTCGTCCGGGACTACGTCCCCGAGCCCACCGCGAAGCGCTCCCGCACGGTCGACGAGGCGCTGTACGAACTCGACGCGCTCACCCACGCCGAGCTTCTCGAACTACCCACGGTGGCACGGGCGTTGGGCTACACCGGCTCACCGGAGGCACTCGACTCTGCGGTGTCCCCGCGGGGCTTCAGGCTGCTGGCGAAGGTGCCCAGGCTGCCGGGCGCGATCATCGACCGGCTGGTGGAGCACTTCGGTGGGCTGCAGAAGTTGCTGGCCGCGAGCGTGGACGACCTGCAGGCCGTGGACGGCGTCGGCGAGGCGCGGGCGCGGAGCGTGCGGGAGGGGCTCTCCCGGCTGGCCGAGTCGTCGATCCTGGAGCGCTACGTCTAG
- a CDS encoding Ppx/GppA family phosphatase, translating into MRLGVLDVGSNTVHLLVVDAHPGACPLPAHSHKAELRLAQLLDADGAIGPEGVDKLVGVIREALQAAEDKGVEDLLPFATSAVREATNADDVLARVQTETGVDLQVLAGAEEARLTFLAARRWFGWSAGKLLVLDIGGGSLEVAYGIDEEPDAAVSLPLGAGRLTAGWIPTDPPDQEAIRALRRHVRAQIARTVGEFTRFGTPDHVVATSKTFKQLARLAGAARSTEGLYVQRELKRESLEAWVPRLAGMTTAQRAELPGVSVGRANQLLAGALVAEGAMDLLGVESVEICPWALREGVILRRLDHMGSL; encoded by the coding sequence ATGAGACTCGGTGTCCTCGACGTGGGATCGAACACGGTGCATCTGCTGGTGGTGGATGCGCACCCAGGGGCATGCCCCCTGCCCGCCCATTCGCACAAGGCGGAGCTGCGCCTTGCCCAACTACTCGACGCGGACGGGGCCATAGGTCCCGAGGGCGTCGACAAACTCGTCGGGGTCATCCGGGAGGCGCTCCAGGCCGCCGAGGACAAGGGCGTGGAGGACCTGCTGCCGTTCGCGACCTCCGCCGTGCGCGAGGCCACCAACGCGGATGACGTCCTCGCGCGCGTGCAGACCGAGACCGGTGTCGACCTCCAGGTCCTCGCCGGCGCCGAGGAGGCCCGGCTCACCTTCCTCGCCGCCCGCCGCTGGTTCGGCTGGTCGGCGGGAAAGCTGCTGGTCCTGGACATCGGGGGCGGCTCCCTCGAGGTCGCGTACGGCATCGACGAGGAACCGGACGCCGCGGTGTCGCTGCCGCTCGGCGCGGGCCGCCTCACCGCGGGCTGGATCCCCACCGATCCCCCGGACCAGGAGGCGATCAGGGCGCTGCGACGCCATGTCCGCGCCCAGATCGCCCGTACGGTCGGGGAGTTCACCCGCTTCGGCACTCCCGACCACGTGGTCGCCACGTCCAAGACCTTCAAGCAACTCGCCCGCCTCGCCGGCGCGGCGCGCTCCACCGAGGGCCTCTACGTGCAGCGCGAACTCAAGCGGGAGTCCCTGGAGGCGTGGGTGCCGCGGCTGGCCGGCATGACCACCGCCCAGCGCGCGGAACTCCCCGGCGTCTCGGTGGGCCGTGCCAACCAGCTCCTCGCGGGTGCCCTGGTGGCGGAGGGCGCGATGGACCTGTTGGGTGTGGAGAGCGTGGAGATATGCCCCTGGGCACTTCGGGAAGGCGTGATTCTGCGGCGACTTGACCACATGGGTTCGCTGTAG
- a CDS encoding response regulator transcription factor, with amino-acid sequence MADQTHVLFVEDDDVIREATQLALERDGYAVTAMPDGLSGLDAFRADRPDIALLDVMVPGLDGVSLCRRIRDESTVPVIMLSARADSIDVVLGLEAGADDYVTKPFDGAVLVARIRAVLRRFGHAGGGDRDESGALATDGGLLAFGDLEIDTEGMEVRRAGQPVALTPTEMRLLLEFSSAPGTVLSRDKLLERVWDYGWGGDTRVVDVHVQRLRTKIGQDRIDTVRGFGYKLKA; translated from the coding sequence ATGGCAGACCAGACCCACGTTCTGTTCGTCGAGGACGACGACGTCATCCGCGAGGCCACCCAGCTCGCCCTGGAGCGGGACGGCTACGCGGTCACCGCCATGCCCGACGGGTTGTCGGGCCTTGACGCGTTCCGCGCGGACCGCCCCGACATCGCCCTGCTGGACGTCATGGTGCCCGGGCTCGACGGGGTGAGCCTGTGCCGCCGTATCCGGGACGAGTCGACCGTCCCGGTGATCATGCTGTCGGCGCGCGCCGACTCGATCGACGTTGTGCTGGGGCTGGAGGCGGGCGCCGACGACTATGTCACCAAGCCGTTCGACGGCGCGGTCCTGGTCGCCCGGATCCGTGCCGTGCTGCGCCGCTTCGGTCACGCCGGCGGTGGCGACCGGGACGAGTCCGGGGCCCTGGCCACCGACGGTGGCCTGCTGGCCTTCGGCGACCTGGAGATCGACACCGAGGGCATGGAGGTGCGCCGGGCAGGGCAGCCGGTGGCGCTGACGCCGACCGAGATGCGGCTGCTCCTGGAGTTCTCCTCGGCGCCGGGCACGGTGCTCTCGCGCGACAAGCTCCTGGAGCGGGTTTGGGACTACGGATGGGGTGGTGACACCCGGGTCGTGGACGTCCATGTGCAGCGGCTGCGCACGAAGATCGGCCAGGACCGGATCGACACGGTCCGCGGTTTCGGCTACAAGTTGAAGGCCTGA
- a CDS encoding SigE family RNA polymerase sigma factor, producing MAQGEVLEFEEYVRTRQDALLRSARRLVPDPVDAQDLLQTALVRTYGRWDGIADKRLADAYLRRVMINTRTEWWRARKLEEVPTEQLPDASVDDATEQHADRALLMDVMKVLAPKQRSVVVLRHWEQMSTEETAAALGMSAGTVKSTLHRALARLREELESRDLDARALEREERERCAA from the coding sequence ATGGCGCAGGGCGAGGTGCTCGAGTTCGAGGAGTACGTCCGCACCCGGCAGGACGCGCTGCTGCGCAGCGCACGCCGGCTGGTCCCGGACCCGGTCGACGCGCAGGACCTGCTCCAGACGGCGCTGGTGCGGACGTACGGCCGCTGGGACGGGATCGCGGACAAGCGGCTCGCGGACGCCTACCTGCGCCGGGTGATGATCAACACCCGGACCGAGTGGTGGCGGGCGCGGAAGCTGGAGGAGGTGCCGACCGAGCAGCTCCCGGACGCCTCGGTCGACGACGCCACCGAGCAGCACGCGGACCGCGCCCTGCTGATGGATGTCATGAAGGTCCTCGCCCCCAAGCAGCGCAGCGTCGTCGTCCTGCGACACTGGGAGCAGATGTCCACGGAGGAGACGGCCGCCGCACTCGGCATGTCGGCCGGAACGGTCAAGAGCACGCTGCACCGGGCGCTCGCCCGGCTCCGCGAGGAGCTGGAGAGCCGCGATCTGGACGCACGCGCGCTGGAGCGTGAGGAGCGGGAGCGTTGCGCGGCCTAG
- a CDS encoding HAMP domain-containing histidine kinase: MDRLGLRTGLRWKLSAAIALVGALVAVALSLVVHNAARVSMLDNARDLADERVQIAQRNYELSDRPNFPSIKIDDPDLPRALRAKVEHGRRATYVSDRPGGAPDIWAAVPVKGGHVLSLHTGFTDRSTDILKDLDQALVIGSIAVVFGGSALGVLIGAQLSRRLRKAAAAANRVANGEADVRVRDAIGGVVRDETDDLARAVDAMADALQQRLEAERRVTADIAHELRTPVTGLLTAAELLPPGRPTELVLDRAKAMRTLVEDVLEVARLDGASERAELQDILLGEFIRRRVVAKDPAIEVRVVHESEVTTDPRRLERVLFNLLANAARHGRPPIEVTVEGRVIRVRDHGPGFPAHLLAEGPSRFRTGSTDRSGRGHGLGLTIAAGQARVLGARLTFRNVRPAGAPDDVPAEGAVAVLWLPEHAPTNTGSYPMLP; the protein is encoded by the coding sequence ATGGACAGACTGGGTCTGCGAACGGGCCTGCGCTGGAAGCTGAGCGCGGCCATCGCGCTGGTCGGTGCGCTGGTGGCGGTCGCTCTGAGCCTCGTCGTGCACAACGCGGCGCGTGTCTCGATGCTGGACAACGCGCGAGACCTGGCCGACGAGCGCGTCCAGATCGCCCAGCGCAACTACGAGCTGTCCGACCGGCCGAACTTCCCCAGCATCAAGATCGACGACCCGGATCTGCCCCGGGCACTGCGGGCGAAGGTGGAACACGGGCGCCGGGCGACCTATGTGTCGGACCGGCCGGGCGGTGCGCCGGACATCTGGGCGGCCGTGCCGGTCAAGGGCGGGCATGTGCTGTCCCTGCACACCGGGTTCACCGACCGCAGCACCGACATCCTCAAGGACCTCGACCAGGCCCTGGTGATCGGCTCCATCGCGGTCGTCTTCGGCGGCAGCGCGCTCGGCGTGCTCATCGGCGCACAGCTCTCGCGCCGGCTGCGCAAGGCGGCGGCCGCGGCGAACCGGGTCGCCAACGGCGAGGCGGACGTGCGAGTACGGGACGCCATCGGCGGGGTCGTACGGGACGAGACCGACGACCTCGCGAGGGCGGTGGACGCCATGGCGGACGCGCTGCAGCAGCGGCTGGAGGCGGAGCGCCGGGTGACCGCCGACATCGCGCACGAACTGCGCACCCCGGTGACCGGACTGCTGACCGCCGCCGAACTGCTGCCCCCGGGCCGCCCGACGGAGCTGGTCCTCGACCGGGCGAAGGCCATGCGCACCCTCGTCGAGGACGTCCTGGAGGTCGCCCGCCTCGACGGCGCCTCCGAACGGGCCGAGCTGCAGGACATCCTGCTGGGCGAGTTCATCCGCCGGCGGGTGGTGGCGAAGGATCCCGCGATCGAGGTGCGGGTGGTGCACGAGTCGGAGGTCACCACCGACCCGCGTCGCCTGGAGCGCGTGCTGTTCAACCTGCTCGCCAACGCGGCCCGGCACGGCAGGCCGCCGATCGAGGTCACCGTCGAGGGCCGGGTGATCCGGGTCCGCGACCACGGCCCCGGATTCCCCGCGCACCTGCTCGCCGAGGGACCGAGCCGGTTCCGCACGGGCAGCACCGACCGCTCCGGCCGGGGCCACGGGCTGGGCCTGACCATCGCGGCCGGGCAGGCCAGGGTGCTGGGGGCCCGGCTGACCTTCCGCAACGTACGACCGGCGGGCGCGCCCGATGACGTCCCGGCGGAGGGCGCGGTGGCCGTGCTGTGGCTGCCGGAACACGCGCCGACGAACACGGGCAGCTATCCGATGCTGCCGTAG
- a CDS encoding A/G-specific adenine glycosylase translates to MTVPTKSPQPVNSPVGDALGEPLHTPVIDWFDEHARDLPWRRPEAGPWGVMVSEFMLQQTPVNRVLPVYEQWLARWPRPADLAEDAPGEAVRAWGRLGYPRRALRLHGAAVAITERHGGDVPKDHAQLLALPGIGEYTAAAVASFAYGQRHAVLDTNVRRVFARAVTGVRYPPNATTAAERKLARSLLPEDEETAARWAAASMELGALVCTAKNESCHRCPIAAQCAWRLAGKPEHEGPPRRGQTYAGTDRQVRGRLLAVLREARGPVPQPALDRVWHEPVQRARALDGLVSDGLVEPLPGGLYRLPLTRS, encoded by the coding sequence ATGACTGTGCCCACGAAGTCCCCGCAGCCCGTGAACAGCCCCGTCGGCGACGCCCTCGGCGAGCCGCTCCACACACCCGTCATCGACTGGTTCGACGAGCACGCCCGCGATCTGCCGTGGCGGCGCCCCGAGGCCGGCCCGTGGGGGGTGATGGTCAGCGAGTTCATGTTGCAGCAGACGCCCGTGAACCGCGTCCTGCCCGTCTACGAGCAGTGGCTGGCCCGCTGGCCGCGCCCCGCCGACCTGGCCGAGGACGCGCCGGGCGAGGCCGTGCGCGCCTGGGGCCGGCTCGGCTACCCGCGCCGCGCCCTGCGGTTGCACGGCGCCGCCGTCGCCATAACGGAACGGCACGGCGGCGACGTACCGAAGGACCACGCTCAGCTGCTGGCGCTGCCCGGCATCGGCGAGTACACGGCCGCCGCCGTCGCCTCCTTCGCGTACGGGCAACGGCACGCCGTCCTCGACACCAACGTCCGCCGGGTCTTCGCCCGGGCCGTGACCGGGGTGCGGTACCCGCCGAACGCCACCACCGCCGCCGAACGCAAGCTGGCCCGCTCGCTGTTGCCCGAGGACGAGGAGACGGCCGCGCGGTGGGCAGCCGCGTCCATGGAGCTGGGCGCACTCGTCTGCACCGCCAAGAACGAGAGCTGCCACCGCTGCCCGATCGCCGCTCAGTGCGCCTGGCGGCTCGCCGGCAAGCCGGAGCACGAGGGTCCGCCGCGCCGGGGTCAGACGTACGCCGGTACGGACCGGCAGGTCCGCGGCAGACTGCTCGCCGTACTGCGGGAAGCCCGCGGGCCCGTCCCCCAGCCGGCCCTGGACCGGGTGTGGCACGAGCCGGTGCAGCGCGCCCGGGCACTGGACGGTCTGGTCTCGGACGGTCTGGTGGAACCTCTCCCGGGTGGTTTGTATCGGCTGCCGTTGACGCGGAGCTGA
- a CDS encoding LppP/LprE family lipoprotein, protein MTAVAVLAALALFVSACGTGGTGARDEGPAHADSVAGAKISASPSPPPSKSTDRVDAVRLVKADPAVSAEVKRELKPCVADQYPVDVSYGDLTGGSADDVVVNVLTCGDAVGIGSYVYREQDGSYQNVFKAEAPPVYAEIDRGDLVVTKQVYEKGDPVSAPSGETVITYHWRGSRFAQTYSSRNDYGKTAEDGPTPAPAD, encoded by the coding sequence ATCACGGCGGTGGCCGTGCTCGCCGCCCTCGCCCTTTTCGTGTCCGCGTGCGGCACCGGCGGCACCGGCGCCCGCGACGAGGGCCCCGCGCACGCCGACTCGGTGGCGGGCGCCAAGATCTCCGCGTCGCCCTCGCCCCCTCCTTCGAAGTCGACCGACCGCGTGGACGCCGTCCGGCTCGTCAAGGCCGATCCGGCGGTCTCCGCGGAGGTCAAGCGCGAGCTGAAGCCGTGCGTGGCCGACCAGTACCCGGTGGACGTGTCGTACGGCGACCTGACCGGAGGGTCGGCGGACGATGTCGTCGTCAACGTGCTGACCTGCGGGGACGCGGTGGGGATCGGCTCGTATGTGTATCGCGAGCAGGACGGTTCGTACCAGAACGTCTTCAAGGCCGAGGCGCCGCCGGTCTACGCGGAGATCGACCGCGGCGATCTGGTGGTGACCAAGCAGGTGTACGAGAAGGGCGACCCGGTGTCGGCTCCGTCCGGCGAGACCGTGATCACATACCACTGGCGCGGAAGTCGATTCGCCCAGACGTACAGCTCGCGCAACGACTATGGAAAGACGGCCGAGGACGGCCCCACACCGGCGCCGGCCGACTGA